In a single window of the Candidatus Zixiibacteriota bacterium genome:
- a CDS encoding OmpA family protein, translating into MADGNEQQPIIVKRVKRGGHGGHHGGAWKVAFADFMTAMMAFFMVMWLVGQKPEVREAVGGYFRDPGKYQREGAAGVLKGSASVIPRVSSDVGLKSAQADSPKGPSDVERKTMNSAAKRIAHELEKQEAFQRLKKNVKMQMTSEGLRIILNESENSPAFFEPGSAKLLQKSAVILITIARELGQLNNRISIEGHTDANYAGRKGYTNWELSTDRANSARQLMEVSGLSPDQIREVRGYADRFPMIMDKPSDARNRRVTLLVLYQSSESTYDQLEVGADLMAEIEAEG; encoded by the coding sequence ATGGCCGACGGCAACGAACAACAACCAATTATCGTTAAGAGAGTCAAACGCGGTGGTCATGGCGGCCACCACGGCGGTGCCTGGAAAGTAGCCTTTGCCGATTTTATGACAGCCATGATGGCCTTCTTTATGGTCATGTGGCTGGTCGGTCAGAAACCGGAAGTGCGTGAAGCGGTCGGCGGCTATTTTCGCGATCCCGGGAAGTACCAAAGAGAAGGCGCAGCCGGTGTCTTGAAAGGTTCGGCCTCCGTGATCCCAAGAGTTTCATCCGATGTCGGGCTGAAATCGGCGCAGGCAGATTCGCCTAAAGGACCCTCCGATGTCGAACGCAAAACAATGAACTCAGCGGCCAAACGGATAGCCCACGAACTGGAAAAGCAGGAGGCCTTTCAAAGGCTCAAGAAAAATGTGAAAATGCAAATGACTTCTGAGGGTCTCCGTATCATCCTCAACGAGTCTGAAAACTCACCCGCCTTCTTTGAACCCGGATCGGCCAAGCTCTTGCAGAAGTCGGCCGTGATTCTGATCACTATCGCCCGTGAATTGGGCCAACTGAACAATCGTATCTCGATTGAAGGCCACACCGACGCCAACTACGCCGGCCGTAAAGGTTACACCAACTGGGAACTGTCCACCGACAGAGCCAACTCGGCCAGACAACTTATGGAAGTTTCCGGTCTCAGCCCCGACCAAATCCGCGAAGTGCGCGGCTATGCCGACCGATTTCCAATGATAATGGACAAGCCTTCCGATGCCCGCAACCGCCGCGTGACATTGTTGGTTCTCTATCAATCGTCTGAGAGCACCTACGACCAGCTGGAGGTCGGCGCCGACCTGATGGCCGAGATCGAAGCCGAGGGGTGA
- a CDS encoding cation:proton antiporter, with product MRFLTDRRLVLILAVMAVYLLYGLAFGDDANTGAELAVTDSTTHEDSGHGGPVLGILLGLIVILLVAKLGGDVFERWDQPAVLGELVMGMILGNLYMVGIDLFEPFKHDLTLEILAELGVIILLFDVGLESSVKEMMKVGLASFMVALFGVVAPFFLGWGVGYWFLPNESIYVHVFIGATLTATSVGITARVLKDIGKSKSREAKIILGAAVIDDILGLVILAVVAGIIGAVNAGQGDGVSSGMILWIISKAVLFIVGAIVIGSFILPHFFRFAIRLRGKGVFLSFCLLVCFGLALLAGKVGLAPIVGAFAAGLILDDIHFHQFREKGEHNIEELIAPIATFLVPIFFVRMGMMVELSTFGQVEILGFAVVMTLAAIAGKQACSLAIFDKQTNRIAIGLGMIPRGEVGLIFAGIGAKLMLDGDPVISTSTYSAVVIMVIVTTLVTPPALKMSLLRGDKKTPAQAT from the coding sequence ATGCGCTTCTTGACCGATAGACGACTGGTTTTGATCCTGGCTGTAATGGCTGTTTACCTGTTGTACGGGCTGGCTTTCGGCGATGACGCCAATACCGGCGCCGAATTGGCTGTGACAGATTCAACTACCCATGAGGATAGCGGGCATGGGGGGCCGGTTCTGGGCATATTGCTGGGCCTGATCGTGATACTCTTGGTAGCCAAACTTGGGGGGGATGTTTTCGAACGCTGGGACCAGCCGGCGGTGTTGGGAGAGTTGGTCATGGGCATGATTCTCGGCAACCTCTATATGGTCGGAATCGACCTGTTCGAGCCGTTCAAACATGACCTCACACTGGAAATACTGGCCGAGTTGGGCGTGATAATCCTGTTGTTCGATGTTGGCTTGGAATCATCGGTCAAAGAGATGATGAAAGTCGGGCTGGCTTCGTTTATGGTGGCGCTGTTCGGCGTGGTGGCGCCGTTCTTCCTGGGCTGGGGCGTGGGCTATTGGTTCTTGCCGAACGAGTCGATCTACGTGCATGTTTTCATCGGAGCCACGTTGACGGCCACATCGGTGGGTATCACAGCCCGCGTGCTCAAAGACATCGGCAAGAGCAAGTCGCGTGAAGCCAAGATTATTTTGGGAGCTGCGGTGATCGACGACATCCTGGGACTGGTGATCCTGGCCGTCGTCGCAGGTATTATCGGAGCGGTAAATGCCGGCCAGGGTGACGGTGTGTCATCCGGTATGATTCTGTGGATCATCAGCAAAGCCGTTCTGTTCATTGTCGGCGCAATTGTGATCGGATCGTTTATACTACCCCACTTTTTCCGGTTCGCCATTCGGCTCAGAGGCAAAGGTGTGTTTCTGTCGTTTTGCCTGTTGGTCTGTTTCGGATTGGCCTTACTGGCCGGTAAGGTCGGTCTGGCACCGATAGTGGGTGCTTTTGCCGCCGGGCTGATCCTGGACGATATTCATTTTCATCAGTTCCGCGAAAAAGGGGAACACAACATCGAGGAATTAATCGCGCCGATAGCCACCTTCCTGGTGCCTATCTTTTTCGTGCGTATGGGAATGATGGTCGAGTTGAGCACATTCGGGCAGGTTGAGATTCTGGGCTTTGCTGTCGTCATGACGTTGGCCGCAATTGCCGGTAAACAGGCTTGCTCACTGGCCATTTTCGACAAACAGACGAACCGAATCGCTATCGGCCTGGGGATGATTCCGCGCGGCGAAGTGGGGCTGATATTCGCCGGCATCGGAGCCAAACTGATGCTCGACGGCGACCCGGTAATCTCCACAAGTACTTACTCGGCGGTGGTGATTATGGTTATTGTTACAACGCTGGTGACACCGCCGGCTTTGAAAATGTCACTGTTGCGCGGCGACAAGAAAACCCCGGCGCAGGCAACCTGA
- a CDS encoding VCBS repeat-containing protein, translating to MSKPTLLLLTLLLTLALVGAVLSIDPLFDPAVNYGVGGGPRAVFSADFDGDNDNDLALANRVSGDVTVLLNNGIGIFTTAANHATGAFPSGVFSIDFDGDTYNDLAVTNANNNNVSILLNNGDGTFAAAVNYTAGGKPRALFSADFDGDTDNDIVVANRQSDNVSILLNNGDGTFAPRVFYAAGNAAWSVFATDLDGDTDNDLAVANRLANNVSILLNNGDGTFATRVNYAVGTAPWSVFSADLDGDTDNDLAVANQSSNSVSVLLNNGDGTFAAAAGYAAGNEPSSVSSADLDGDGDNDLALANSNSGNVSILLNNGDGTFAAAGDYGAGNGPVAIFSADLDGDNDNDLAVANGGSGNVSILSNLTEWGTTPAAAPDPDTMYYYFAHSVTPLELTSYMGNFDSGYTASDVNTATLSINATVSPTSAAVIPSLPAFDGDVLEVVFHAGEFIEGYGALMDISVQPYTVEGEYLDGAPFTAVGRLVFVGHISGDLNADGHVDISDLVYLVEYMFQGGPEPSIMETANVDGIGGTQIDIADLIYLVDYMFTGGPAPSAW from the coding sequence ATGTCAAAACCAACACTCCTGTTGCTGACCCTACTGTTGACCCTGGCTCTGGTCGGAGCCGTTTTGTCCATTGATCCGCTGTTTGATCCCGCGGTCAATTATGGGGTCGGAGGTGGCCCCCGGGCCGTGTTCTCAGCTGACTTTGACGGGGATAATGATAACGACCTGGCCCTGGCCAATCGCGTTTCCGGTGACGTCACTGTTCTGCTGAACAACGGTATTGGGATTTTTACCACGGCTGCCAATCATGCAACAGGTGCTTTCCCGTCCGGAGTTTTCTCAATCGACTTTGATGGAGACACCTACAACGACCTGGCTGTGACGAACGCCAACAACAACAATGTCTCAATCCTGCTTAACAATGGCGACGGGACATTTGCGGCGGCGGTCAATTACACCGCCGGAGGCAAGCCTCGCGCCCTTTTCTCAGCCGATTTTGACGGTGATACCGACAACGATATCGTGGTGGCGAATCGACAGTCCGACAATGTTTCTATCCTGCTGAACAATGGCGATGGGACCTTTGCTCCTCGGGTATTCTATGCTGCCGGGAATGCCGCCTGGTCAGTTTTCGCAACCGACCTGGACGGCGATACCGACAACGACCTGGCCGTGGCCAACCGGCTTGCCAACAACGTTTCTATCTTGCTGAACAATGGCGACGGGACCTTCGCTACACGGGTCAACTATGCTGTCGGGACAGCGCCCTGGTCGGTCTTCTCAGCCGACTTGGACGGCGATACCGACAACGATCTGGCGGTGGCCAATCAGTCTTCTAATAGTGTCTCAGTCCTTTTGAACAACGGTGACGGGACATTTGCCGCCGCGGCCGGTTATGCAGCAGGGAATGAGCCTTCGTCTGTATCCTCGGCCGACCTTGACGGAGATGGTGATAACGACCTGGCTTTGGCAAATTCGAACTCCGGCAATGTCTCCATCCTGCTGAACAATGGTGACGGAACATTTGCAGCGGCCGGCGATTATGGGGCAGGTAACGGTCCCGTGGCGATCTTCTCGGCCGACCTTGATGGCGACAATGACAACGATCTGGCGGTAGCAAATGGGGGCTCTGGAAATGTTTCGATCCTGTCCAATCTGACCGAATGGGGGACGACACCGGCAGCCGCGCCCGATCCTGATACGATGTACTATTACTTTGCGCACAGTGTAACTCCCTTGGAACTGACATCGTATATGGGCAATTTCGATTCCGGCTACACCGCCTCTGATGTTAATACGGCGACACTTTCGATCAATGCCACTGTTTCTCCAACTTCAGCAGCCGTGATTCCTTCACTTCCCGCTTTCGATGGCGATGTCCTTGAAGTAGTCTTCCATGCCGGAGAGTTCATTGAAGGTTATGGAGCTCTGATGGACATCAGTGTGCAGCCTTACACCGTTGAAGGTGAGTATTTGGACGGTGCACCGTTCACGGCAGTTGGCCGGCTTGTCTTCGTGGGCCACATTTCGGGTGACCTGAACGCTGACGGCCATGTAGACATCTCGGATTTGGTCTACCTTGTCGAGTACATGTTTCAGGGAGGTCCCGAACCTTCGATAATGGAGACAGCCAATGTCGACGGTATCGGCGGCACCCAGATCGATATAGCCGACCTCATCTATTTAGTGGATTACATGTTCACGGGCGGTCCGGCGCCGTCGGCCTGGTGA
- a CDS encoding 4Fe-4S binding protein — MRILDHIRNLLKGLGIAGKHLGRHAITIQYPEERMDMPERSRGIVVLLSDKETGELNCTSCELCMRACPTAAIKIVAHRDENKKKVLDEFVVDNGLCCFCGLCEEACNFSALKMATKYEFSTLGKDELIWDVDKLQQVGRDVDYVDTRKKKKPKPDKPAETKTTNDSTAPAKNDPPTDSAKPAAGTQEKQTATPVPEADGKDTTTSPEAVKEPPVVADPDLPADPPEVTKPTVAKNPAPGNEDKEQGGQTDGTS; from the coding sequence ATGCGTATACTTGACCATATCAGAAACCTGCTCAAAGGCCTCGGCATAGCTGGTAAACATTTGGGCCGCCATGCGATCACTATTCAGTATCCCGAAGAGCGTATGGATATGCCCGAACGTTCGCGCGGCATCGTGGTTCTGCTGTCCGACAAGGAAACCGGCGAACTCAACTGTACGTCCTGCGAACTGTGCATGCGAGCCTGCCCCACGGCCGCCATCAAAATCGTTGCCCATCGTGATGAGAATAAGAAAAAGGTGCTCGACGAATTTGTCGTCGATAACGGTCTTTGTTGCTTCTGCGGACTGTGTGAGGAAGCGTGCAACTTCAGCGCTCTCAAGATGGCGACCAAGTATGAGTTTTCCACGCTTGGCAAGGACGAACTCATCTGGGATGTGGACAAACTTCAACAGGTGGGCCGCGACGTTGACTATGTCGACACTCGCAAGAAGAAAAAGCCAAAGCCGGACAAACCGGCCGAAACCAAGACCACCAATGATAGTACAGCGCCGGCCAAGAACGATCCACCAACGGATAGCGCAAAACCGGCAGCCGGTACGCAAGAAAAACAGACGGCAACGCCTGTACCTGAGGCTGATGGAAAGGATACCACAACATCACCGGAGGCTGTCAAGGAACCACCGGTCGTCGCCGATCCGGATCTCCCGGCTGATCCGCCCGAGGTGACCAAGCCGACGGTCGCGAAAAATCCCGCTCCCGGAAACGAAGACAAAGAACAGGGAGGTCAAACCGATGGAACTTCTTGA
- a CDS encoding NADH-quinone oxidoreductase subunit B encodes MGLIKKVPVYAEQIPGGGIVATQLESILSHSQACSMWYLLFATACCAIELMCTGASRYDFDRLGMIFRPTPRQADLIIAAGTITKKMAPRLRRLYDQMAEPRYVIAMGGCTIKGGPFYYDSYAVEKGIDHIVPVDIYIPGCPPRPESLLEGCLHLQKKIKSQKLADWHEK; translated from the coding sequence ATGGGTCTGATCAAAAAAGTTCCGGTATATGCTGAACAAATTCCAGGTGGCGGGATTGTCGCCACGCAGCTTGAATCCATTCTCAGCCATTCGCAGGCTTGTTCCATGTGGTATCTTCTGTTCGCGACCGCTTGCTGTGCTATCGAACTTATGTGCACCGGCGCCTCACGCTATGACTTTGATCGACTCGGCATGATCTTCCGCCCCACGCCCCGGCAGGCCGATCTGATTATTGCCGCCGGTACAATTACCAAAAAGATGGCGCCACGCTTGCGTCGACTGTATGACCAAATGGCTGAGCCGCGCTACGTGATCGCCATGGGAGGATGCACCATCAAGGGCGGACCGTTTTACTATGACAGCTATGCCGTCGAGAAGGGGATCGACCATATTGTCCCGGTCGATATTTATATACCCGGATGTCCGCCACGACCGGAGTCGCTTTTGGAAGGTTGCCTTCATCTCCAAAAGAAAATCAAGTCGCAGAAGCTTGCTGACTGGCACGAAAAATAG
- a CDS encoding NADH-quinone oxidoreductase subunit C, translating into MNKDELKEKILKLSQGTMTPSESGVFDLMFDVKPSDLMKVALMLRDHENLKFDFLNNISGVDTGERFEVVYSLSSITFSLRLDFKVALPYDQAVIESTKEVWPAAEWHEREIWELFGIDIANHGDLNRFLLPDDWDQGYPMRKDWDAPDFIRMPQL; encoded by the coding sequence ATGAATAAAGACGAACTCAAAGAGAAGATACTCAAGCTCAGCCAGGGAACGATGACCCCTTCAGAGAGTGGTGTCTTCGATCTGATGTTCGATGTGAAGCCGAGCGACCTTATGAAAGTCGCGCTGATGCTTCGCGACCACGAAAACCTCAAGTTCGATTTTTTGAACAACATCTCAGGTGTCGACACCGGCGAACGGTTTGAGGTCGTCTATTCTTTGTCTTCCATCACGTTCAGCCTGCGCCTCGACTTCAAGGTCGCGCTCCCATACGATCAGGCGGTGATCGAGTCCACCAAAGAAGTTTGGCCGGCTGCCGAATGGCACGAGCGTGAAATCTGGGAGCTGTTCGGGATCGACATTGCCAACCACGGCGACTTGAACCGATTCCTGTTGCCGGACGACTGGGACCAGGGTTACCCCATGCGCAAAGACTGGGATGCACCCGACTTCATAAGGATGCCACAGCTGTAA
- a CDS encoding NADH-quinone oxidoreductase subunit A has protein sequence MSEYLAVLIFICVGAGMVLFTFFLARLLRPHNPYPEKNVNYECAELPIGNSWIKFHNRYYIFALIFVIFDVEAVFLFPWAVAYGQLGLYALVEMVIFILILFFGLVYAWKKGALKWV, from the coding sequence ATGTCCGAGTACCTGGCGGTCTTGATTTTCATCTGTGTTGGCGCCGGGATGGTGCTGTTTACGTTCTTCTTGGCCCGTCTTCTCAGGCCGCATAATCCATACCCCGAGAAAAACGTCAACTACGAATGCGCCGAGTTGCCCATCGGTAATTCCTGGATCAAGTTTCACAATCGCTACTATATCTTCGCGCTGATCTTTGTCATCTTCGACGTCGAGGCGGTCTTCCTGTTTCCGTGGGCGGTAGCATACGGCCAACTCGGCCTCTACGCCCTGGTTGAAATGGTGATCTTCATTTTGATATTGTTCTTCGGACTCGTCTACGCCTGGAAAAAGGGAGCCCTCAAATGGGTCTGA
- the nuoH gene encoding NADH-quinone oxidoreductase subunit NuoH, protein MNPPVIAIGELHGVFKWLHELLVSIGLPEPLQNIVMYGALGVTVFSVLSLFALFLVWWERKIAAHIQQRFGPMRVGWHGWYQTVMDALKLLQKEDIRIETRDKIVFFWAPIVCFVAAFLAYVAMPFGRGLIVADLNIGILYIMAVTTFTVISLLMAGWGSNNKYALLGGMRSAAQVVSYEVPMVVSLLAVILYTGSLSMVDIVEAQSGWFNWFIFRVPFGPIAFVTYTIAAIAEANRTPFDIPEAEQELVAGYNIEYSGMKFAMFFLAEFVNMFTVSAIAATVFLGGWNGPWLPSWVWFLGKTLLMVFFLMLVRWTYPRLRVDQLMEFAWKFLVPVTFANLILAAILKHYGLYWE, encoded by the coding sequence ATGAACCCTCCGGTTATTGCTATCGGTGAACTCCACGGCGTTTTCAAATGGCTACACGAGCTATTGGTCTCAATCGGTCTGCCCGAGCCGCTGCAAAACATCGTCATGTACGGCGCACTCGGCGTGACGGTGTTCAGTGTGCTGTCATTGTTCGCCCTGTTCCTGGTTTGGTGGGAACGAAAGATAGCAGCCCACATCCAACAGCGTTTCGGTCCTATGCGCGTAGGTTGGCATGGTTGGTACCAGACGGTTATGGATGCGCTTAAACTACTGCAAAAAGAAGACATCAGAATCGAGACACGTGACAAGATCGTATTCTTTTGGGCGCCTATCGTCTGTTTTGTGGCCGCCTTTTTGGCCTATGTTGCAATGCCGTTCGGTCGTGGCTTGATCGTGGCCGATCTCAATATCGGCATTCTGTACATCATGGCCGTAACGACGTTCACCGTCATCTCGCTCTTGATGGCTGGCTGGGGTTCCAACAACAAATATGCCCTGCTGGGCGGGATGCGCTCGGCCGCTCAGGTGGTCAGCTACGAGGTGCCTATGGTAGTATCTCTGCTGGCCGTTATTCTCTACACCGGTTCTTTGTCGATGGTTGACATTGTCGAAGCGCAATCCGGCTGGTTCAACTGGTTCATCTTCCGTGTGCCCTTCGGACCAATTGCTTTTGTAACCTATACAATCGCCGCCATCGCCGAAGCCAACCGCACGCCGTTTGATATTCCAGAAGCCGAACAGGAATTGGTGGCCGGGTACAATATCGAATACTCAGGTATGAAGTTCGCCATGTTCTTCCTGGCCGAATTTGTAAATATGTTCACGGTGTCTGCAATCGCCGCAACTGTATTTCTCGGCGGTTGGAACGGTCCCTGGTTGCCTTCGTGGGTGTGGTTCCTGGGCAAGACGCTGCTCATGGTCTTTTTCCTGATGCTGGTGCGATGGACCTATCCAAGGTTGCGCGTCGATCAGTTGATGGAGTTCGCCTGGAAATTCCTGGTACCGGTAACGTTCGCCAATCTGATCCTGGCCGCAATCCTGAAACACTACGGGCTCTACTGGGAGTAG
- the motA gene encoding flagellar motor stator protein MotA gives MLVFVGAIVVLGSVLGGYMWHGGQVLALNQPNEVLIIGGAALGALIISTPVAVLKSLIKQITGVLGGGFVKKDYLDILVMMFEVFNVARRDGLVGLENHIEHPDDSEIFQRYPKFLKNHEAMAFFADTMRVIISGAVQPHDLEDLMDSDIEALHEEEIAPPSALSNTADSLPGLGIVAAVLGVVITMGHIDGPPEEIGANVAAALVGTFLGILACYGFVGPLATTLKHRVDENKQYLTCIKHALLAFNKGVAGVIAVEFARRSLFNQVRPDFLELETACNEAKKR, from the coding sequence ATGTTAGTATTTGTTGGTGCAATTGTCGTACTCGGTTCGGTTCTGGGGGGATACATGTGGCACGGCGGTCAGGTGCTTGCCCTCAACCAGCCGAATGAAGTTCTGATTATCGGCGGGGCGGCGCTTGGAGCCTTGATTATCTCCACGCCGGTTGCGGTACTGAAGAGTCTGATCAAGCAGATCACCGGTGTTCTCGGCGGTGGCTTTGTCAAAAAAGACTATCTGGACATTCTCGTCATGATGTTTGAAGTCTTCAATGTCGCCCGACGCGATGGTCTGGTCGGCCTGGAAAACCATATCGAACATCCGGATGACAGTGAGATATTCCAGCGCTACCCGAAGTTTCTGAAGAATCACGAAGCCATGGCGTTTTTCGCCGACACCATGCGCGTAATTATCTCGGGCGCCGTGCAACCGCATGATCTTGAAGACCTGATGGATTCCGATATCGAGGCCCTCCATGAGGAGGAGATTGCTCCGCCCAGCGCCCTCTCCAACACCGCTGATTCACTGCCCGGTCTCGGTATCGTGGCCGCTGTGTTGGGCGTTGTCATCACCATGGGACACATCGATGGTCCTCCTGAAGAGATAGGCGCCAACGTTGCGGCTGCTTTGGTCGGAACCTTTCTGGGTATTTTAGCCTGTTACGGTTTTGTGGGACCTTTGGCCACTACGCTCAAACATCGGGTCGATGAAAACAAGCAGTACTTGACCTGTATCAAACATGCGCTGCTGGCTTTCAACAAAGGTGTCGCCGGTGTCATCGCGGTCGAGTTCGCCCGCCGATCACTGTTCAATCAAGTCCGGCCGGATTTCCTTGAGCTCGAAACCGCCTGCAACGAGGCCAAAAAGAGATAA
- a CDS encoding NADH-quinone oxidoreductase subunit D, with protein sequence MAKLRTEEFLVNMGPHHPSTHGVCRLVLTMDGEKVVHIEPVIGYLHRAIEKICENRTYPQCSPMMDRFEYVTAMASDHVYALAVEKLAGLEVPERAEYLRVIMVELNRIASHLIFWGVTAMDVGAYTPFLYGLREREDIIDLFEMTCGQRLTYNYIRIGGVSQDIPDEFVPKCREFMDKLWGKFADYEGLLNENPIWLVRTKGIGVLTAEKAIAFGASGPVLRASGVDYDVRRDDPYSIYDKFNFEIPTQKNGDSYDRFIQRIDEMKASLRIIEQALDNLPEGDIKCKVKPKFKPPAGEVYSRIESARGEMGVYIRSDGSTKPVRVKLRGSSYNHLRLVPEIATDVLIADLVTIFATLDIIMPEVDR encoded by the coding sequence ATGGCCAAGCTGCGAACCGAAGAATTCCTGGTTAATATGGGGCCGCACCATCCCTCAACGCACGGCGTCTGTCGCCTGGTGTTGACCATGGATGGTGAAAAGGTAGTGCATATCGAGCCGGTAATCGGCTATCTTCACCGGGCCATAGAGAAGATTTGTGAAAACCGCACCTATCCGCAGTGTTCGCCCATGATGGATCGGTTCGAGTATGTCACGGCCATGGCCTCGGATCATGTCTACGCCCTGGCCGTGGAAAAACTGGCCGGATTGGAAGTGCCCGAACGGGCCGAGTATCTGCGGGTCATCATGGTAGAGCTGAACCGCATTGCCTCACACCTGATTTTCTGGGGCGTGACGGCCATGGATGTCGGCGCCTATACGCCGTTTCTCTACGGCCTGCGTGAACGCGAAGATATTATCGACTTGTTCGAGATGACTTGCGGACAGCGCCTGACCTACAACTACATTCGCATCGGCGGTGTGTCGCAGGATATCCCGGACGAGTTCGTGCCCAAGTGTCGGGAGTTTATGGATAAACTGTGGGGCAAGTTCGCCGACTATGAAGGACTCTTGAACGAAAATCCGATCTGGCTGGTGCGCACCAAAGGGATCGGCGTACTCACGGCTGAGAAGGCCATTGCCTTCGGTGCATCAGGGCCGGTACTGCGCGCTTCGGGTGTCGATTACGATGTCCGACGCGACGACCCTTACTCGATCTATGACAAATTTAATTTTGAGATACCTACTCAGAAAAACGGCGACTCCTACGACCGGTTTATTCAACGCATCGATGAGATGAAAGCGTCTTTGAGAATCATCGAACAGGCGCTGGACAATCTGCCCGAAGGCGACATCAAGTGCAAAGTCAAACCGAAGTTCAAACCGCCGGCAGGCGAGGTCTACTCGCGTATCGAAAGTGCGCGCGGTGAGATGGGGGTATACATTCGCTCCGACGGCAGCACCAAACCGGTGCGGGTCAAACTGCGCGGCAGCTCATATAATCATCTCAGACTGGTGCCGGAGATTGCCACCGATGTATTGATTGCCGACTTGGTGACCATATTTGCCACCCTTGACATTATCATGCCCGAGGTTGATCGATGA